TTAGTATTTCTCCTAAAAttaatgatgaaaaaaaaagaatgagcaAAGAGTTGGGGGCTGAAATTCGTCATTTAAATCAATCAAACAAATTAATGGTTTGTCATGAAGATATTATTTATAACCATAATATCTGATTTGTTTGAACATATATGAAGGACTAATCAGTTGCCAAATTGAACGAGTTTTTGTTTAGAAGATGATAAAGAAAAGGATCGAATGTGTTTTCTTAGAAATAAGCTTTaatcaacaataaaaaatagggaaaactaataaaaatagcttgaaaactttgagttttaacgaaaatgacaaaataaagggtaaagtgaatagtaccataattgactttttagtgtaaaaatgtgatttttcgttaaaatgaacagtaccaggagtttttcgttaaaattccctaaaaaaataaggaacttaaaaaaaaaactcccggtactattcactttaacgaaaaatcccatttttacattaaaaagtcaatcatgatactattcacttgacccgttattttgtctttatcgttaaaactcaaaatttttataccattttcattagttttccttaaaaaataataattttaattataaTGTTTATACAATAAAATAATGTCATGTCGTAAGCAAAGTATTGTCCTTTTTCAAGAGTACAAACTTCAAACCCAAGACTAGTTACACAAAAAacattatttaatattaaaaggTAGTGTTCTTCATTTGAGATGTGTCAATGAGACTCTGTCAAAAGTGAAACTTTCGtagattttttatcatttcatgTTTTTTGCACAAAAATATTGATACAAATATTAACATTAAACTGTAAGTCTGTAATACGACAAATAGTCGAAAATCTCACCTCAAAAGAGTTCATATTCTTATCCAGACCACATTACAATAAGCTTACTTGTGCTGCGTGCATGTCCACGAAATTTTATTCCTATTATAAAAacgtttaatttaatttatcttCCCCACCCATAACACTTTGTCCTTTTTCCCACGGATATGACTATAACACCCATCGCAGCCGCACACGATATTTTATACCGTAGACCCAAATTtaccaaaacacaaacaaaaaccGGTCAAGAAGCCGGCAATTTGGACTGTCTGTCCATCATCGCCCTCCGTAGGCTGCTACTCAGTCGCCTTCCGACCTTCCTAccatttgtatttgtttgttaaaAGGATCATCACGCACGTTTTATACTTTCTACCAacttaccaaacacaaaaaatcaTGACAAATTCCAAATTCCATGGTCACAGTTATTCATGAAGATTACTACAAAAGATGACACAGCTTTGTCGAAAAATTGTTCACGTTAATTTTAGGTGGTGCATAGTCGACCGGGTTTCGGTTATCCGGGAGTTTTTCAGATTCATCTGGGACAGGTTTCTTGTTTGTTCCATAGGGAAGCCGGCGGTCAGGTACCGGAGATTGCCCCTCGGAGCTTTCTCGCGGCCACAGGAAGTTTTGGAGGGTGTATTGGCAGTGGACAACCCCACAAGTAGTAGTCTTAACGTGTATGAGACGGATGAGGATTTGGTGAGCTTGAAGATCAGTTTGCTGGGTGATTGCCAGATTGGAAAGACAAGTTTTATGGTAAAGTATATAAGTAATTTATGGTTTAATGACTTGTTAATTTGGTTGTTGGCTAGAGTGTTATGCTACTAATGATggattatattaattttttctcctttttctttttgttcttgaaGAGCAAATATGTTGGGGATGAGCAAGAACATAGATACCTGCAGATGgcaggagtaaatttgatggaTAAAACGTTGATTGTTCAGGGCGCTCGGATTTCGTTTAGCATGTGGGATGTGGGAGGTATGCACATAAACACGCGAAAAATGTTGTATTACCAGACAGTCTGACGGTATGATGTATTTAATTTGTTGTTATACGTTCTTTGTAGGCAACCAGAGTTCGATAGCTCATGTTCCAATCGCCTGTAAAGATGCAGTAGCAATTTTGTTCATGTTTGATCTTACTAGTAGGCGCACGCTAAACAGGTCAGCTCATAATCTTCTGATATGTAACATTTTAACCCAAATTGTTTAGCAATTAGCACTATGGTTAATAATACTAATAGAAACTGGTGCTTTTTGTGTTCTTGCAGTGTCATTGGATGGTACAGTCAAGCAAGAAAATGGAACCAGGTACCATATACAGTTTATCTTTTACATATTATAATTGAGTAATTAAAATTAGAGACATCCAtagttaattagccaataattatatttatttatgtaattaattaatcaagttcTTACTTTGTGTTTGTTAACGTGCAGACAGCAATTCCCATACTAATTGGGACtaaatttgatgattttgtgaGACTTCCCCCAGATCTGCAGTGGACAATTGTAACCCAGGTATACAAATTTCCTgcaaattttgattaaaactaatACTACCTAGAGGGAAAGACAAAAATGATATAGTGAATGGGTTAGTCGTAATAATTACTAGTATGCTATTAGAGGCGAAGCCATCTTTGGACTAGGTTGAACtgtgagaactttaacgaaaagcacccgatactgttcactttaacgaaaaaccacatttttatactaaaaagtcaatcatgttactattcactttactctttattttgtttttatcattaaaactcaaagttttcaagcccttttcattagttttcctatgtAAATATGTAGGATTTTCACCCATCAAGTAGAAATGAGCGATCCCACCCAATTATGTCTTGGTGTCAGGGCCCACttcttttaaaatttctgattcTACTTACAGAGTTAACTTTACTTATCATTTTGACTAGATTTTTCTTAACTGTGTATGAGTGTATCTCTTTTCAACGTTTGAAAGGTCTAGGTTCGATTCTTCCATTTCTGACCAATTATATAAAACATCATTTCACCGAAAAATAAAACATCACAATTGGCCATATCCCAAATAAAGAAACCCAAGTCCTAGTTATTGCCTTGACGATTACGGTAGCTGAAAATTTAGTTTTCAAAGTGTATCATGTGAAGGAGAAGAATGTTTTGGATAATAAATGGTAACGAAGACTTGGGG
This window of the Malus domestica chromosome 03, GDT2T_hap1 genome carries:
- the LOC103429126 gene encoding septum-promoting GTP-binding protein 1; the protein is MTQLCRKIVHVNFRWCIVDRVSVIREFFRFIWDRFLVCSIGKPAVRYRRLPLGAFSRPQEVLEGVLAVDNPTSSSLNVYETDEDLVSLKISLLGDCQIGKTSFMSKYVGDEQEHRYLQMAGVNLMDKTLIVQGARISFSMWDVGGNQSSIAHVPIACKDAVAILFMFDLTSRRTLNSVIGWYSQARKWNQTAIPILIGTKFDDFVRLPPDLQWTIVTQARAYAKAIKATLFFSSATHNINVNKVFKFILAKLFNLPWKIERNLTIGEPIIDY